In Paenibacillus phoenicis, one genomic interval encodes:
- a CDS encoding extracellular solute-binding protein, with product MKKRSFILILTTLLSLSVVLAGCGSANNKGGGSSAATEPAASTSDNGGNTTAEAEKPTEITIMLPLNTSETPPDTIKAELEKLTNTKLNYQFFPADTYEEKLNTAFATGSLPQVTYLKNQTTFIQMKEAIKDGQFWEIGPYLSEFPNLNKLKPEILNNTKVEGKLYSLYIGRPLARQGIIYRKDWADKLGLSAPANVDELFEMAKAFTEQDPDGNGQKDTIGIADRNELVYGAFKTVSAWFGTPNNWGEKDGQLLPEFMFPQYIDTMDFFKKLRDNGYINQDFAATSKTDAVNMFTSGKAGLYIGGSMQDIDSLNKDLIKNVPDAVLDTHSMVAGPDGKFAQWMIPGYNNIILFPKSAVKDEAELKKILAFFDKMMTPEVANLMYWGIEGTHYTVVEGKAKAADNKELIEREVKPFKDSVIGEPETNGMYESYNTLPGRIHAEELIKENVKVGVPDPTAALDSQTYAEKGVELQQLITDATYQYIYGQIDKAGFEKAIEQWKSRGGSKIIEEYNAAR from the coding sequence ATGAAGAAACGATCCTTCATCCTCATTCTGACCACACTGTTATCGTTAAGCGTTGTGCTGGCCGGTTGTGGAAGCGCTAACAATAAGGGGGGCGGCAGTTCAGCTGCGACAGAGCCTGCCGCGTCTACTTCTGACAACGGCGGGAACACAACCGCAGAGGCGGAGAAACCAACGGAAATTACGATTATGCTGCCGTTAAATACGTCGGAGACGCCGCCGGATACGATCAAAGCTGAGCTGGAGAAGCTGACGAACACGAAGCTGAACTATCAGTTTTTCCCGGCGGACACCTATGAAGAAAAGCTGAACACCGCGTTTGCCACGGGCTCCTTGCCTCAAGTCACCTACCTCAAAAACCAAACCACGTTTATTCAAATGAAAGAAGCGATTAAGGACGGACAGTTTTGGGAAATCGGCCCGTACTTAAGCGAATTTCCGAACCTGAACAAATTAAAGCCGGAAATTCTGAACAATACGAAGGTGGAAGGCAAGCTGTACTCCCTCTATATCGGCAGACCGCTGGCACGCCAAGGGATCATTTACCGCAAAGATTGGGCCGATAAGTTAGGCTTGTCCGCACCGGCCAATGTGGACGAATTGTTTGAAATGGCCAAGGCGTTTACGGAACAAGACCCGGACGGAAATGGCCAAAAGGATACGATCGGAATCGCTGACCGGAACGAGCTGGTCTACGGAGCGTTCAAGACGGTATCCGCTTGGTTCGGTACGCCAAACAACTGGGGCGAGAAGGACGGCCAGCTGCTGCCGGAGTTTATGTTCCCGCAATATATCGATACGATGGATTTCTTTAAGAAGCTGCGGGATAACGGCTACATTAACCAGGACTTTGCAGCGACCAGCAAAACCGATGCCGTCAATATGTTCACAAGCGGCAAGGCCGGGCTCTATATCGGCGGGTCCATGCAGGACATCGATTCGCTGAACAAGGATCTGATCAAAAATGTGCCGGACGCCGTACTCGACACGCATAGCATGGTAGCCGGTCCCGACGGGAAGTTCGCCCAGTGGATGATTCCGGGCTACAACAATATCATTCTGTTCCCGAAATCGGCGGTGAAGGATGAAGCGGAGCTCAAGAAGATTTTGGCGTTCTTTGACAAGATGATGACGCCGGAAGTAGCCAATTTGATGTACTGGGGCATTGAAGGCACGCACTATACGGTCGTAGAAGGCAAAGCCAAGGCTGCGGATAACAAAGAATTGATCGAGCGCGAAGTGAAGCCGTTTAAGGACAGCGTCATCGGGGAACCCGAAACCAACGGCATGTACGAAAGCTACAATACGCTGCCAGGCCGGATCCATGCGGAAGAATTAATCAAGGAAAACGTCAAGGTGGGCGTGCCTGACCCTACGGCGGCGCTGGATTCGCAAACCTACGCGGAGAAGGGCGTGGAGCTGCAGCAGTTGATTACGGACGC